The segment AACTACCGGCTAATGACTATCGGCTATCGACTAACAGCTTTTCCTTATATTGCATCCCTCAAAACAAGACTATGAGCCAGAAAAAAATAGCAACCATTTTTACCAAAGAGAATTACAAGTGGATGGCCATTGGTGCTGCCGTGATCATTCTTGGTTTTCTGTTGATGATTGGTGGCAAAAGTGCCGATCCAAATGTGTTTAATAAAGACGAAGTGTACAGCTTCCGTCGTATTACTTTGGCTCCGCTCCTCATCATTGGTGGTTTGATTATTGAGATCTATGCCATCATGAAAAAACCAAAAGACTAAGCAATATAATTTGAAGATGAGCCAATTCAAAAATTTGAAAATTGATTTCGAATTTTTGAATTGGCTTTTTCGTTTTCAATTTAACCTCATTTTCAAATTTTCAAATTAGTTGTGTGAATACAATTGAATCCATCATCATTGCCATTGTGGAAGGTTTAACGGAATATCTTCCTGTTTCTTCCACCGGCCACATGATCCTTGCTGAGCGGCTAATGAATGTACCTGCTGATAATTTCACCAAACTGTTTACTGTTGCAATACAGCTTGGTGCCATCTTAAGTGTTGTTGTGTTGTATTGGAAAAAGTTTTTCGATTTTAAACGCTGGGAGTTTTATGCAAAACTGATTGTTGCAGTAATACCTGCATTGCTGCTTGGTTTTTTATTCAGTGATCAGATAGATGAGCTGCTGGAAAGTCCGTTAACAGTTTCTATTACATTATTGATTGGGGGTATTATTTTGTTGTTCATTGATAATGTGTTTAAGCAACATACCATCAGCGAAGAAAAAGAAATCTCATTTGGCAAAGCATTCATGATTGGTTTGTGGCAATGTGTGGCGATGATACCGGGTGTAAGTCGTAGTGCTGCCAGCATCATCGGTGGTATGCAGCAAAAACTTACACGACCGTTGGCTGCTGAATTCTCTTTCTTTCTTGCAGTGCCAACCATGGCAGCAGCAACAGGCTATTCGTTATTCCTGAAAGACTGGAATGAAAATGGTGTTGATGTAAAGGGTTATGATCTTATTCTTTCTTCAACTCAATACACACAGGCTTTTATTATTGGTAACGTAGTTGCTTTTGTGGTGGCGATGCTGGCCATTAAATTCTTTATCGGCTTTTTACAGAAGCATGGATTCCGTTTGTTTGGCTGGTACCGAATTATTGCGGGCATTATCCTGCTCATCCTGTTTATGACGGGCTACCTGAAATAGCATTTCGTTTAATTATCCTATTTTCATACAGGCAGTCTTTCCTGCCAACCAAAAACCATCTGTATGCAGACTGCTTCAAAAAAAATTGTAAACGGCTGGGCCATGTACGATTGGGCCAACAGTGTTTACAACCTGGTGATCACCACCACTTTCTTTCCTGCTTATTATGCCGCTGTAACAGGCATCAAAAATTTCCCCGACGGTATCAAGTTGTTCGGTAGAAATTTTGTGAATACAGAATTGAAAGATTACGTGTTAGCAACTGGTTTTTTACTGATCGCATTACTATCGCCTATTCTTTCATCTATTGCCGATTACAAAGGGAATAAGAAGAACTTCATGCGTTTCTTCTGCTATTTAGGCGCAATCAGTTGTTCGCTCATGTTCTTCTTTGATAAGAACAATGTGATGCTTGGTTTGGTGTGCTTCATGTTTGCAGGCATTGGCTTTTATGGCTCACAGGTATTTTATAATTCATACCTCCCGGAAATTGCTGCGGAAGAAGATATGGACCGCATCAGCGCAAAAGGATTTACCATGGGCTATATCGGCAGTGTGTTATTGCAGATGGTTGGTTTTGCATTGGTAGTATTTATGAAAGAAGACCCATCACTTCCATTAAAAATCACTTTCCTGCTTGTGGGTGTTTGGTGGGTTGTCTTTGCACAAATTCCTTTCAGCCGTTTACCGAACCGCAGTGATAAAAGCGAACGTAAACTCAAGAAACATGTATTGGTGAATGGGTTTCATGAATTACAACTTGTGTGGAAACAGGTTATCAAAATGCCGGTGCTGAAACGCTTTTTAACAGCTTTCTTTTTTTACAGCATGGGTGTACAAACTGTATTACTCGTTGCCATTGATTTTGGTATTAAGATCCTGAATCTTGAAAATGTAAAATTGATCATCACAGCGGTGTTACTGCAGGTAGTAGCAATTGTTGGCGCACTGCTTATGTCGAGGTTGTCTGGAAAGTTTGGCAACATACGTGTGCTCATCTTTACCGTGTTGCTATGGGTGTGTGCATGTATTGGCGGTTACTATATTCAAACTGAAATGCATTTTTATATTGTGGCCTCGTTTGTTGGATTGGTCATGGGTGGTATCCAGGCATTGAGCCGAGCTACTTATGCCAAGTTGATGCCTCAAACAAAAGACACGGCATCGTTCTTTAGTTTTTATGATGTAACAGAAAAGTTTGCAATTGTCATTGGCCTGTTCTCCTTCGGCATAATTGAAGGCCTCACAAAAGACATGCGTAATTCCATTTTAGTGCTCATCATTTTCTTTGTGCTTGGTCTGCTGTTTCTCTTACATACCTTGTATACACAAAGGAAAGAACAAACAAAGCTGTTATGAAACTCTATTCGATCAATACGGGTAATTTTAAATTAGATGGTGGTGCTATGTTTGGTGTAGTGCCGAAAGTGATGTGGAACAAACTGAATCCTGCTGATGAAAATAATCTCTGCAGCTGGGCCATGCGTTGTTTACTGATAGAAGATGGCAACAGGTTGATCTTAATTGATAATGGCATTGGTGATAAACAGGACGAAAAATTCCTTGGTCATTATTATTTGCATGGTGATGATACGTTAGATAAGTCGTTGGCCAAACATGGTTTCAGTAAAGATGATATCACAGATGTGTTTCTTACGCATCTGCATTTCGATCATTGTGGTGGTTCTATAAAACGTGATGGAGATAAATTAGTGCCTGCGTTTAAGAATGCAACATTCTGGAGCAATGAACAACATTGGGAATGGGCCACAAAACCAAATGACCGAGAGAAAGCTTCCTTTTTAAAAGAAAATATTCTGCCGATTGAAGAAAGCGGGCAGTTGAAATTTATTCTGCCGGGTGAATCGCAGTTTCATCAGTTATCTTCTTCTGAATTTAATGAAAATATGTCGGTGCGTTTTGTAAATGGTCATACCGAAAGTATGATGTTGCCGCAGATCAACTACAACGGCAAGACCATTGTGTACATGGCTGATCTGTTACCTGCTGCCGCACATATTCCTATCCCATATGTAATGGCGTATGATATGTTTCCGCTTACTACGTTGAACGAAAAAAAATCTTTCCTGACAGAAGCTATAGAGAACGATTACATCTTATTCTTTGAACATGATCCAACGATCGAGTGCTGCAGCTTGCAACAAACAGAAAAGGGTGTGCGAATGAAAGAGTCGTTTCGGCTGGATGAGATTTAAGAAAATAGTTTTACGCAAAGAGGCAAAGTTTCAGCAACATCGGATAGCCACTCACAACTATCCACTATCAACTACCGGCTGCACTATCT is part of the Lacibacter sediminis genome and harbors:
- a CDS encoding MFS transporter — encoded protein: MQTASKKIVNGWAMYDWANSVYNLVITTTFFPAYYAAVTGIKNFPDGIKLFGRNFVNTELKDYVLATGFLLIALLSPILSSIADYKGNKKNFMRFFCYLGAISCSLMFFFDKNNVMLGLVCFMFAGIGFYGSQVFYNSYLPEIAAEEDMDRISAKGFTMGYIGSVLLQMVGFALVVFMKEDPSLPLKITFLLVGVWWVVFAQIPFSRLPNRSDKSERKLKKHVLVNGFHELQLVWKQVIKMPVLKRFLTAFFFYSMGVQTVLLVAIDFGIKILNLENVKLIITAVLLQVVAIVGALLMSRLSGKFGNIRVLIFTVLLWVCACIGGYYIQTEMHFYIVASFVGLVMGGIQALSRATYAKLMPQTKDTASFFSFYDVTEKFAIVIGLFSFGIIEGLTKDMRNSILVLIIFFVLGLLFLLHTLYTQRKEQTKLL
- a CDS encoding undecaprenyl-diphosphate phosphatase — translated: MNTIESIIIAIVEGLTEYLPVSSTGHMILAERLMNVPADNFTKLFTVAIQLGAILSVVVLYWKKFFDFKRWEFYAKLIVAVIPALLLGFLFSDQIDELLESPLTVSITLLIGGIILLFIDNVFKQHTISEEKEISFGKAFMIGLWQCVAMIPGVSRSAASIIGGMQQKLTRPLAAEFSFFLAVPTMAAATGYSLFLKDWNENGVDVKGYDLILSSTQYTQAFIIGNVVAFVVAMLAIKFFIGFLQKHGFRLFGWYRIIAGIILLILFMTGYLK
- a CDS encoding MBL fold metallo-hydrolase; the protein is MKLYSINTGNFKLDGGAMFGVVPKVMWNKLNPADENNLCSWAMRCLLIEDGNRLILIDNGIGDKQDEKFLGHYYLHGDDTLDKSLAKHGFSKDDITDVFLTHLHFDHCGGSIKRDGDKLVPAFKNATFWSNEQHWEWATKPNDREKASFLKENILPIEESGQLKFILPGESQFHQLSSSEFNENMSVRFVNGHTESMMLPQINYNGKTIVYMADLLPAAAHIPIPYVMAYDMFPLTTLNEKKSFLTEAIENDYILFFEHDPTIECCSLQQTEKGVRMKESFRLDEI
- a CDS encoding DUF3098 domain-containing protein, whose product is MSQKKIATIFTKENYKWMAIGAAVIILGFLLMIGGKSADPNVFNKDEVYSFRRITLAPLLIIGGLIIEIYAIMKKPKD